A genomic window from Arthrobacter globiformis includes:
- a CDS encoding tyramine oxidase subunit B: protein MSTLPHIDFIYLSEPDMIRAGVTDMHACVDAMEQMFALLAVGDYRMAGENNDSHGSMVTFPKDSPFPNMPTPTEDRRFMAMPAYLGGDFQTTGVKWYGSNIENRQKGLPRSILMFTLNDTDTGAPLAFMSANLLSAYRTGAVPGVGARHFARKDSRVVGVAGPGVMAKTTLLSFVDACPLIDTLKIKGRGAESLRKFQEWVREELPQITTIEVVDTFEDVVRGSDLVTFCTTGTGAAGPEDYPTIKREWVKPGAFFGMPSLCNVEDSLLEKDVTKVVDARGLYEAWFHDLPAPSYNHIPLIGQKWMDLVQAGALDRDELVDIADVVAGTKPGRQSEDEIVIMSVGGMPIEDVAWGTKVYRNAVRLGLGQSLNLWSEPALA, encoded by the coding sequence ATGAGCACTCTCCCCCACATCGACTTCATCTACCTCTCCGAGCCGGACATGATCAGGGCCGGCGTGACGGACATGCACGCGTGCGTCGACGCGATGGAGCAGATGTTCGCGCTGTTGGCTGTCGGGGACTACCGGATGGCCGGCGAGAACAATGACTCGCACGGGTCGATGGTCACGTTCCCCAAGGACTCCCCGTTCCCGAACATGCCGACGCCCACCGAGGACCGCCGCTTCATGGCGATGCCCGCGTATCTGGGCGGTGACTTCCAGACGACGGGCGTGAAGTGGTACGGATCGAACATCGAGAACCGGCAGAAGGGCCTGCCCCGGTCGATCCTCATGTTCACGCTGAACGACACCGACACGGGCGCCCCGCTCGCTTTCATGTCGGCGAACCTGCTGTCTGCGTACCGCACGGGCGCTGTGCCCGGCGTCGGCGCCCGCCACTTCGCCCGCAAGGACTCGCGGGTTGTCGGCGTTGCTGGCCCCGGTGTGATGGCGAAAACGACGCTGTTGTCCTTCGTCGACGCGTGCCCGCTCATCGACACCTTGAAGATCAAGGGACGCGGCGCCGAGAGCCTGCGGAAGTTCCAGGAGTGGGTGCGGGAGGAGCTGCCGCAGATCACCACGATCGAGGTCGTCGACACATTCGAAGACGTTGTGCGGGGCTCCGACCTGGTCACCTTCTGCACCACGGGCACCGGCGCCGCCGGCCCCGAGGACTATCCGACGATCAAACGCGAATGGGTCAAGCCCGGCGCGTTCTTCGGCATGCCGTCGCTGTGCAACGTGGAGGACTCGCTGCTGGAGAAGGACGTCACGAAGGTCGTCGATGCGCGCGGCCTGTACGAGGCGTGGTTCCACGACCTTCCCGCACCGTCGTACAACCACATCCCGCTCATCGGCCAGAAGTGGATGGACCTCGTACAAGCCGGTGCACTCGACCGCGACGAGCTGGTCGACATCGCCGACGTCGTCGCCGGCACGAAGCCGGGCCGTCAGTCCGAGGACGAGATCGTCATCATGTCCGTCGGCGGCATGCCGATCGAGGACGTCGCTTGGGGCACGAAGGTGTATCGCAACGCGGTGAGGCTCGGCCTTGGCCAGAGCCTCAACCTGTGGTCCGAGCCGGCACTCGCCTAA
- a CDS encoding penicillin acylase family protein has translation MTHESLRGPVVIDQDEFGVSHIRATNSDDVFFAQGYVAARDRLFQLDLWRRRGLGLLSEVLGDAYVDRDRAARLFLYRGDMRAEWLAYSAGAQQAVTRFVDGINHRVREVLANPDRLSADFVRLGYAPALWQPEDVVRIRAHGNGANAEQELARALTIRDFGPAVDDLRKARQPASPVKVPDGLDLTTLSEDALSAYRTAQAPIDQLGPLVSAPAGGVEGSNSWAIAPHLTSSGHAILASDPHRAMNLPSLRYVVHLTCPEFDVIGAGEPMIPGVSIGHNGHVAFGLTYHPIDQEDIYVYDLDETGTRYRYQDGWREFTCEDELIPLPGGETSSVQLLFTVHGPVTFVDVARSKAYALRAAWLEPGSAPYLASLEYLTARDVGAHATALGRWNTPGCNHIYTDTAGQIGWQVAGLVPIRPNWDGLLPVPGDGRYEWAGFRTPLELPNERNPERGWVASANEANVPDSHLDLDISREYYAPFRYERIAEALSTSRNWTVARASDLQTDRLSLPARDIISLLREDLAVRETDDDEAAAACALLAGWDCRMLSDSRQAALFEVWFRRYLRPSLYRRALKRDDVAAELADSVLNRILPAEDILGARPLDLLLLRDERLWKGREDRARLLRTTLGVAWHTLQAAHGEIPRWGELHRIAFSHPAAAQAAGEDTAGWETISALPADGSADTVGLAAYDANGNVTIGASFRMIVDVGDWDRSIFINAPGQSGDPASPHYKDLLKGWQEGEYVPLLYTRDAIERATLHQVRWD, from the coding sequence ATGACCCATGAATCACTTCGAGGTCCTGTCGTCATCGATCAGGATGAGTTCGGCGTGTCCCATATCCGCGCGACGAACAGCGATGATGTGTTCTTTGCCCAGGGATACGTCGCTGCACGGGATCGCCTTTTCCAGCTGGATCTCTGGCGTCGGCGGGGTCTGGGTTTGCTCAGCGAGGTTCTGGGTGATGCCTACGTGGATCGTGACCGTGCAGCTCGTCTCTTCTTGTATCGCGGTGACATGCGCGCGGAGTGGCTGGCCTATTCAGCTGGAGCCCAGCAAGCCGTGACGAGATTCGTTGATGGCATAAACCACCGTGTGCGTGAGGTATTAGCGAACCCGGACCGGTTGTCCGCCGACTTCGTACGTCTCGGATACGCTCCCGCGCTCTGGCAGCCAGAAGATGTCGTGCGCATTCGCGCCCACGGCAACGGGGCGAACGCGGAACAGGAGCTGGCCCGTGCATTGACGATCCGGGATTTTGGACCTGCCGTCGACGATCTTCGCAAGGCCAGGCAGCCAGCGAGTCCCGTCAAGGTGCCCGATGGGCTGGACCTCACGACGCTGAGCGAGGATGCGCTGAGTGCTTACAGGACCGCCCAGGCCCCGATCGACCAACTCGGTCCTCTCGTGTCCGCGCCGGCCGGTGGCGTCGAGGGAAGTAACAGCTGGGCCATCGCACCACACCTCACCTCCAGCGGGCATGCGATCCTGGCCAGTGATCCCCATCGCGCGATGAACCTTCCCAGCCTCCGGTACGTCGTTCACCTCACGTGTCCCGAGTTCGATGTCATTGGTGCGGGGGAGCCGATGATCCCCGGGGTGTCCATCGGACATAACGGTCACGTAGCGTTCGGTCTGACCTATCACCCGATTGATCAAGAGGACATCTACGTCTACGATCTCGACGAAACCGGCACGCGATATCGATACCAGGACGGCTGGCGAGAATTCACGTGCGAAGACGAGCTGATCCCGCTTCCTGGCGGCGAGACCTCTTCTGTGCAATTGCTCTTCACCGTGCATGGGCCGGTAACTTTCGTTGACGTGGCGAGGTCGAAGGCCTATGCACTTCGGGCCGCATGGCTCGAACCCGGTTCCGCCCCGTATCTTGCAAGCTTGGAGTACCTCACTGCACGTGATGTCGGGGCTCATGCGACCGCACTCGGCCGGTGGAACACGCCAGGTTGTAACCACATCTACACCGACACCGCTGGGCAGATCGGCTGGCAGGTGGCGGGTCTGGTTCCTATTCGGCCGAATTGGGACGGCCTGCTCCCTGTGCCTGGCGATGGTCGCTACGAGTGGGCGGGATTCCGTACACCGCTCGAGTTGCCCAACGAGCGCAACCCGGAACGCGGATGGGTCGCATCAGCGAACGAAGCGAATGTCCCAGACAGCCACCTGGACCTGGACATCAGCCGCGAGTACTACGCTCCGTTTCGGTACGAACGGATAGCCGAAGCGCTCAGTACGAGCCGGAACTGGACGGTAGCACGGGCAAGCGACCTCCAGACAGATCGACTTTCCCTCCCCGCGCGGGACATCATCAGCCTCCTCCGCGAAGACCTCGCCGTGCGCGAAACCGATGACGACGAGGCCGCCGCCGCGTGCGCGCTCCTCGCAGGCTGGGACTGTCGCATGCTCAGCGATTCGAGACAGGCTGCGCTCTTCGAAGTGTGGTTTCGCCGGTACCTCCGCCCCAGCCTTTATCGGCGCGCCCTGAAGCGCGATGACGTTGCTGCCGAACTGGCTGATTCCGTCTTGAATCGTATTCTGCCTGCCGAAGACATCCTGGGTGCTCGCCCCCTGGATCTCCTTCTCCTCCGAGATGAGCGTCTGTGGAAAGGGCGAGAAGATCGGGCGCGCCTTCTGCGTACCACCCTCGGCGTCGCATGGCACACGCTTCAAGCCGCGCACGGCGAGATTCCACGATGGGGTGAGCTCCACCGGATTGCCTTCAGCCACCCGGCGGCCGCGCAAGCCGCTGGAGAGGACACAGCCGGATGGGAGACCATATCGGCCCTTCCCGCGGACGGATCTGCCGACACCGTCGGCCTGGCGGCATACGACGCGAACGGAAACGTAACCATCGGCGCCAGCTTCCGGATGATCGTTGATGTGGGCGACTGGGACCGGAGCATTTTCATCAACGCCCCAGGTCAATCTGGTGATCCTGCGTCCCCACACTACAAAGACCTGTTGAAGGGTTGGCAGGAAGGTGAGTACGTTCCCTTGCTGTACACCCGCGACGCGATCGAACGCGCCACGTTGCATCAAGTGCGTTGGGACTGA
- a CDS encoding MFS transporter — protein sequence MTQRSQNERRALLGAFIGNSLEWFDFFVFGTAAALVFPRVFFPEVDPAVGLLAAFATLWVGFLTRPLGGFIFGHFGDRFGRKNVLIVTLLIMGTSTVLIGALPTFAQVGLLAPALLVILRAFQGLAVGGEWGGAVLIATENAGEKRKSLAGAWVQQGSPVGSLLATGSFALVGLLPDEQFFSWGWRVPFLASVVLIVVGLILRLRVPESDEFLASREDHAPTKAPALLVFTKAPLVLLLGILVSVISIANAYFTNTFLLAWATGPLGIERQAILNLLIGAAFVQFFVQWAAGHAAERWGRDRVILVSLGFTLLAVAPFFVAITSGNLLLIAVSLYLVIAGISAYFAVLATFLAFAFPAQFRYSGLSLAYQICSSLIGGSTALLAQWILTSSGNNPWAVAAYYATLVMLSIIGALGLARVNRKRAMSEAAATSGVAATSGVAATSEVAAAAEEDRRR from the coding sequence ATGACTCAACGTTCGCAGAATGAGCGCAGGGCGCTCCTGGGAGCATTTATTGGCAACTCTCTGGAGTGGTTTGATTTCTTCGTCTTCGGCACGGCCGCTGCGCTCGTCTTCCCTCGGGTTTTTTTCCCCGAGGTGGATCCGGCGGTCGGTCTCCTCGCTGCTTTCGCCACCCTCTGGGTTGGCTTCCTGACGCGGCCTCTCGGCGGCTTCATCTTCGGACACTTCGGTGACCGGTTCGGTCGGAAGAACGTTCTGATCGTTACCTTGCTGATAATGGGTACTTCAACGGTGCTCATTGGCGCATTGCCGACCTTCGCCCAAGTCGGTCTGCTCGCCCCCGCCCTCCTCGTGATTCTGCGCGCATTCCAGGGGCTGGCGGTTGGCGGCGAGTGGGGCGGTGCGGTACTCATCGCCACGGAGAACGCGGGCGAGAAACGCAAGTCCCTTGCCGGCGCGTGGGTGCAGCAGGGTTCGCCGGTGGGCTCACTGCTCGCTACCGGGTCCTTCGCGCTCGTCGGTCTGTTGCCGGACGAGCAGTTCTTCTCATGGGGTTGGCGGGTTCCGTTCCTCGCCTCGGTGGTGCTCATCGTTGTCGGTCTGATCCTTCGTTTGCGTGTGCCTGAGTCCGATGAGTTCCTCGCTTCCCGTGAAGATCACGCGCCCACGAAAGCTCCTGCCTTGCTCGTCTTCACGAAGGCGCCGCTTGTCCTCCTGCTCGGGATCCTCGTTTCGGTCATCTCGATTGCAAACGCGTACTTCACGAACACATTCCTTCTCGCTTGGGCAACGGGACCGCTCGGGATCGAGCGACAGGCAATCCTCAATCTGCTCATAGGCGCGGCGTTCGTCCAGTTCTTCGTGCAGTGGGCTGCCGGACACGCTGCGGAGCGGTGGGGCCGGGATCGGGTCATCTTGGTCTCGCTCGGCTTCACCTTGCTGGCCGTGGCCCCGTTCTTCGTCGCGATCACGAGCGGCAATCTCCTTCTGATCGCCGTGTCGCTCTACCTGGTCATCGCGGGCATATCCGCCTACTTCGCCGTACTGGCCACTTTTCTCGCCTTCGCGTTTCCCGCCCAGTTCCGTTACTCCGGCCTGTCGCTCGCGTATCAGATCTGCTCCTCCCTCATCGGCGGTTCGACCGCTTTGCTTGCCCAGTGGATCCTGACGTCGTCCGGGAACAATCCCTGGGCCGTTGCAGCGTACTACGCGACACTAGTGATGCTGTCGATCATCGGCGCCCTCGGTCTCGCACGAGTCAATCGCAAGCGCGCCATGTCCGAGGCTGCCGCCACTTCCGGGGTTGCCGCCACTTCCGGGGTTGCCGCCACTTCCGAGGTTGCCGCAGCTGCCGAGGAGGACCGGCGTCGATGA
- a CDS encoding RidA family protein has product MTAFTKVKTGSKFETSVSYSRAFVVGDWIFVSNTAGIDYSTRLMPESAGEQIRFALKNVAGALGAVGATLADVVRAQVFVPNMDDLDEVLAVLGETFRGIDPALTTTCSPLAGAYKAEIEVTAFRGTAEAHVEQIDVTLG; this is encoded by the coding sequence ATGACCGCCTTCACCAAAGTCAAGACCGGCAGCAAGTTCGAAACATCCGTCAGCTATTCGCGCGCGTTCGTCGTCGGCGACTGGATCTTCGTGTCCAACACCGCGGGCATCGACTACTCGACGCGGCTGATGCCCGAATCCGCTGGCGAGCAGATCCGCTTCGCCCTGAAGAACGTGGCCGGCGCACTCGGCGCGGTCGGCGCGACGCTCGCCGACGTCGTCCGCGCGCAGGTGTTCGTGCCGAACATGGACGACCTCGACGAGGTGCTCGCAGTGCTCGGCGAGACGTTCCGCGGCATTGATCCGGCGCTCACCACGACGTGCAGCCCACTCGCCGGCGCATACAAGGCCGAGATCGAGGTGACCGCGTTCCGCGGCACCGCGGAGGCCCACGTCGAGCAGATCGACGTCACCCTAGGCTAA
- the solA gene encoding N-methyl-L-tryptophan oxidase, with translation MTYTKTVDVAVIGAGSIGSMTLWQLSKRAGVSVLGIEQFGPAHSHAAFSGESRLFRAANKEGAVYTDAALRARELWTQLELESGRELLLKTGVLAIAPAGHAFLESTLRSIGEKNLPHRILDAAALRREYQQFRVDDGDMGVMDLLGGGLRPELSVATAQRRAIAQGAEILYGTEVLAIKEDSDGVLVSTSAGPVRAGKVVVTSGAWTAVVLPELHDLVKAITYPLTWFMPEDISQFTREKFPCWMRDLDGDHAFGVPTLDGYSIKIAPIVDLPLMDNPADKVTELTRDQLAWCTRIATAMLPGLVPEPVRWSTHPESITADHVPILDVSESGRVVIGGGFSGNGFKFAPAYGRLLADLVETGSSDLQHPLFTLDHHRRRAHARANGLPVEGGDAVLIGH, from the coding sequence ATGACTTACACGAAGACGGTGGACGTCGCGGTGATCGGCGCAGGATCGATCGGGTCTATGACGCTGTGGCAGTTGTCGAAGCGGGCCGGGGTGTCCGTGCTCGGCATCGAGCAGTTCGGCCCCGCCCACAGCCACGCCGCGTTCAGCGGCGAGTCCCGGCTGTTCCGTGCGGCGAACAAGGAGGGCGCGGTCTACACGGACGCCGCTCTCCGGGCGCGGGAGCTGTGGACGCAGCTCGAACTCGAGTCCGGACGCGAACTGCTGCTGAAGACGGGCGTACTGGCGATCGCGCCCGCCGGGCACGCGTTCCTCGAATCAACGCTGCGCTCCATCGGGGAGAAGAACCTGCCGCATCGGATCCTCGATGCGGCAGCGCTGCGCCGCGAATACCAGCAGTTCCGTGTCGACGACGGGGACATGGGCGTGATGGACCTGCTCGGCGGCGGTCTGCGTCCCGAACTGTCGGTCGCGACGGCGCAACGCCGGGCGATCGCACAGGGCGCAGAGATCCTGTACGGCACCGAAGTCCTGGCAATCAAGGAGGACTCGGACGGAGTGCTCGTATCAACCAGTGCCGGTCCGGTGCGTGCCGGGAAGGTCGTCGTCACGTCCGGTGCCTGGACCGCGGTCGTCCTGCCGGAACTGCATGACCTGGTGAAGGCGATCACCTATCCTCTGACGTGGTTCATGCCGGAGGACATCTCGCAGTTCACCCGTGAGAAGTTCCCATGCTGGATGCGCGACCTGGACGGCGATCACGCCTTCGGCGTCCCGACACTCGACGGCTACTCGATCAAGATCGCGCCGATCGTCGACCTGCCGCTCATGGACAACCCCGCCGACAAGGTCACCGAGCTCACCCGCGACCAGCTCGCCTGGTGCACGCGCATCGCCACGGCGATGCTCCCAGGCCTCGTTCCGGAACCGGTCCGCTGGTCCACGCACCCTGAATCGATCACGGCCGACCACGTCCCGATCCTCGACGTATCCGAATCCGGTCGCGTCGTCATCGGCGGCGGGTTCTCCGGCAACGGGTTCAAGTTCGCACCCGCCTACGGGCGCCTGCTGGCGGACCTCGTCGAGACCGGGTCCAGCGACCTGCAGCACCCCCTGTTCACCCTCGACCATCACCGTCGGCGCGCGCATGCCCGCGCGAACGGACTCCCCGTCGAGGGCGGCGACGCCGTCCTCATCGGCCACTGA